The Myxocyprinus asiaticus isolate MX2 ecotype Aquarium Trade chromosome 31, UBuf_Myxa_2, whole genome shotgun sequence genome has a segment encoding these proteins:
- the LOC127421774 gene encoding lysophosphatidic acid receptor 6-like, which translates to MYNTTSLMDSSAQKWGASFNSCDSNNSLQLSNMTLCPKNDNFKYALYSIIFSIVFIVGLITNVAAMYIFTCSLKLRNETTTYMMNLVVSDLLFVLTLPLRVFYFIQQNWPFGSLLCQLSVSLFYTNMYGSILFLTCISVDRFLAIVYPFRSRGLRTKRNAKIVCAAVWVLVLSGSLPTGFMLNSTNVQNNTTSCFENFSSKQWKSHLSKVVIFIETVGFLIPLLLNVVCSAMVLQTLRRPKSVGRGGKLNKTKILRMIIVHLSIFCFCFIPYNVNLVFYSMVRTKTLKGCAVESVVRTIYPIALCIAVSNCCFDPIVYYFTSETIQNSIKRKSQINRSCNAKFSEALQSETSSTLQFSLRSIKNKMFHNESNV; encoded by the coding sequence ATGTACAACACCACGTCTCTGATGGACAGCTCAGCTCAGAAATGGGGCGCCAGCTTCAACAGCTGTGACAGTAATAATTCTCTGCAGCTGAGCAACATGACGCTTTGCCCAAAGAATGACAACTTCAAGTATGCACTCTACAGTATAATTTTCAGCATTGTCTTTATAGTGGGACTCATCACCAATGTTGCAGCCATGTACATTTTCACATGTTCGCTGAAACTGCGGAATGAGACCACAACGTATATGATGAACCTTGTGGTATCAGACTTGTTGTTTGTGCTCACACTCCCCTTAAGAGTTTTTTACTTCATTCAGCAAAACTGGCCGTTTGGTAGCCTCCTCTGCCAGCTCTCCGTCTCACTCTTTTACACCAATATGTACGGGAGCATCCTGTTCCTCACGTGCATCAGCGTGGACCGCTTCCTGGCCATCGTATACCCCTTCCGTTCGAGGGGGCTTCGGACCAAACGGAATGCCAAGATCGTGTGTGCTGCTGTTTGGGTTTTGGTGCTCTCCGGAAGTCTTCCAACTGGCTTCATGCTTAACAGCACTAACGTTCAGAACAATACCACATCTTGCTTTGAGAACTTCTCCTCGAAACAGTGGAAGAGCCATCTCTCCAAGGTGGTGATCTTCATAGAGACTGTGGGGTTCCTGATCCCTCTGCTCCTGAATGTGGTTTGCTCTGCTATGGTGCTCCAAACTTTGAGGAGGCCAAAGTCCGTCGGTCGGGGAGGGAAGCTGAACAAGACAAAGATCTTGCGGATGATCATTGTCCATCTCTCCATCTTCTGCTTTTGTTTCATCCCTTATAATGTCAACTTGGTCTTCTACTCAATGGTGCGGACAAAGACCTTAAAGGGGTGCGCAGTGGAATCGGTGGTCCGGACGATCTATCCCATCGCACTGTGCATTGCTGTATCCAACTGCTGTTTCGACCCCATTGTCTACTACTTCACCTCAGAAACCATACAAAACTCCATCAAGAGGAAGTCACAGATTAACCGTTCATGTAATGCCAAGTTCTCTGAGGCCTTACAGTCAGAGACAAGCTCTACCCTTCAGTTCAGCTTGAGGTCCATTAAGAACAAGATGTTCCACAATGAGTCTAATGTATGA